A segment of the Bacillus pseudomycoides genome:
GATGAGAACACCGGCATCCAGGCCTTGGAGACGATAAGAAAAATTATTATATTTGAAGAAATTTTTCCAAAACATTGTTGATACGAAAGCAATGCCGAAACAAGAAGAGATGTTGCAACGATTTCCAAGTGCCTCACTGAGATAAGAGTCAAAATTTCCTTCACGTAGTAATACGAGACGATGATGTGCAGCGTCATAATGATAGATTCCATGTGGATAATGGGTCATTTTTAAATACAAATATAATTCATTTGGATATAAAGCTCCTCCAGAAGGAATAAATCTTCGGTATATATTCGTTGTTGTTTGTTCTTCTAAGCCGAAGGAAGGCTGACAAAATTGAGTTAGGCCGAATGTATACCAGAGGCAATGCCCAATTTGTTCTAGGGTGGTGGGTTCATGAGACAGATTTTGATCTCGTAATGTTAATGGTACTTCTAGAGAAAGAGGAATGACAGGTAGATTACGGTATAGTTTATAAGGAAGGGGGGCGTCAGCCCAGTTGATTTCCTTGTCTTGGGGCATGATTTCATCAATGGAAAAATGCAGATGTTGTAGAAATGTTTCGAGCTGCATGAACAGGCCTCCTTATCAAGCGGTAATCCCCCCACATTAAAATTCAGTAAGAGAGGTGGGGGGAAGGTAGAAAAAACTACTAACTTAAAGTGTTACTTTACTGTTCTTTATGGAAATGGGTGCGGATGTGGGTTCAGTTGTTCTAATGTAAGTGGTTCACTGGCATACCCAAGTTTCATTGGTACGGTAAGTACTCTTTGTAGTCCTGTTGTACGAGTAAATTGATGCCCGAATGTCATTGGCAGCATACCAGGAATGAGTACTTTCACACAAGATAATCCGTTTTTCTGTATGAGAGGAACAGTTTGGTCAATGACGATTACTTCAAGTCCTGAGTGATGAAGTCGATCTAAAAGATGACGAAGGTCTGAAGTTAAATCCCTATCGGTCGATTTTAGCTGATGCATTTCTTTAAATGTTCGTACAGACCGATGATCATTTAATAAAAACTGAAGACGTTCTTCGGCTTCTGGTAAGCCGTATACCATACTATGATCTTCCATTTGAGTGACAAGGTAGGGATCGCGTAAACAATGTTCGTATTTTTGCTTGTTTGTTTCAAGATTTTTATCCATTGTAAGCAACATACCTGCTAATTCATGAATTGCACTTTTAATAGCTCGCAGTGGTTCCATGTGAGCACCACCTGCACAGACGAGATTCATTCCGTCTTGTTTTGTATTTTTTGCAATTGCCCATATACTTGGAATACCATGCTCCATCGTTGCATCAAAAACGTGTAATTCATAGCCTGTAATGGTACGCATTCGTTCAATCATCAATTGTAATTCCACATCGTCTGTAGAAGCTAGATCAAGGCGGGGAAGTGGTAATTGTGCATACCACGTTAACAAAAAAGCGTCGCGTTCGACTATTTCTAAAATACCATGGAAAATCGCTTCTTCTAAACTACCTCCAATTGCACAGCCATTTGAAGTTTCATAAACAAAAGCGTCCCTATGTCCTAGACTATAATATGCAATTGATTCTGGAAGTAGGACGGGACGATTTTGTGATAAAGAATAACCCCATACCCAATCTTGAGGATGATCAGGATCAAATGCTTTGAATGGGAAATCTGCTTTTTTATAATGTTCATCCATATGTACACCAATTGTGAGAGGATTAATGGCTACATCTTCGAAATCCCGATAGCTACCATGAACATTCGTCCGTTTTCCGCGAGGTGCCATTCCGCAGTAGCGTTCTAGCCCTTCTAAAATAGCCGTTGCCTCGCTAACCATGAATGAATGGGTTCGACCTGCAACTCCTTCGTTACCAAAAAGTAATGGCATATTTACGATAACATCAGCGAATGGTAATACGGAATGCTGCATTTTTCCGTTCAAAAGTCCAGTCCGGTAATCTAAATAATCTTTAGTTAAAAACGTATT
Coding sequences within it:
- a CDS encoding TOMM precursor leader peptide-binding protein, whose amino-acid sequence is MDRKILIVGDGLLANYVNQQLSIHYPTIHQNTLEEPLPENIHLALVLHDGSPPSIHHEAEQIFRSANIPWLRGFTSFGEGIIGPYVQPHTTGCSHCADARRFIAGFDQKEMWELQQKHSLKIDDDVQRDICATQTGLLQMCHLIHAETEKIITEGHTSLTEELIFLNMRTFQCSRHLFLPDPLCPVCSTIPDDTEAAAYLSLQPSFKTNTESYRCRSIEDLNTFLTKDYLDYRTGLLNGKMQHSVLPFADVIVNMPLLFGNEGVAGRTHSFMVSEATAILEGLERYCGMAPRGKRTNVHGSYRDFEDVAINPLTIGVHMDEHYKKADFPFKAFDPDHPQDWVWGYSLSQNRPVLLPESIAYYSLGHRDAFVYETSNGCAIGGSLEEAIFHGILEIVERDAFLLTWYAQLPLPRLDLASTDDVELQLMIERMRTITGYELHVFDATMEHGIPSIWAIAKNTKQDGMNLVCAGGAHMEPLRAIKSAIHELAGMLLTMDKNLETNKQKYEHCLRDPYLVTQMEDHSMVYGLPEAEERLQFLLNDHRSVRTFKEMHQLKSTDRDLTSDLRHLLDRLHHSGLEVIVIDQTVPLIQKNGLSCVKVLIPGMLPMTFGHQFTRTTGLQRVLTVPMKLGYASEPLTLEQLNPHPHPFP